Proteins from a single region of Verrucomicrobiia bacterium:
- a CDS encoding chitobiase/beta-hexosaminidase C-terminal domain-containing protein: MSIPSRFVRCLAGVAAAFLGIAASGTEPPARQLLAHWRLDAAEGRTIGDETGQWPGTLSVAGATIVPGGVSGSALQLSAAGSGFAAFGQVLPLLNTPFTISLWVRMPAGSPDGIPISKHLPGQATGYYISIQPSAGTIAAFAGSEPGIATPAVIADDRWHHLALTRAAGGELRLYVDGERRAVAMTGPLTATPAQLVLGGTDSGTPNGAFTGLLDDVQIYGDALSDGEIAFLRLTPGYPLQEPRILLILPPDGPLTADEKVSLFTSIPNGQIHYTVDGSEPVAASALYREPLLLRPTAPVVVRARVFVNGFAVSDIEEARYEPDVGVRISPSGRPFVDSILVSLSSSVSGAMVRWTADGSEPTADSRLYEGTIRLTERTLVRARAFLGRFPVSEILDALYERLYVFEDDGIPDEWRELHFGPGFRFDPRAIASADPDGDGASNLQEYWAGTDPLDPNSGFRIQVKWAPVIVFPSVEGQRFRVHRFTSLTTGETTIVGDIFATGPTTSFADPSPGASRDAAYYVVERLP; the protein is encoded by the coding sequence ATGAGCATCCCGTCCCGTTTCGTCCGCTGCCTGGCTGGAGTTGCGGCGGCGTTCCTTGGCATCGCCGCGAGCGGGACGGAGCCGCCAGCACGGCAGCTCCTCGCACATTGGAGGCTGGACGCGGCTGAGGGGCGGACGATCGGCGATGAGACCGGCCAGTGGCCAGGAACGCTGTCGGTAGCCGGGGCGACAATCGTCCCGGGCGGCGTGTCCGGAAGCGCACTTCAACTGTCTGCCGCCGGGAGCGGCTTCGCGGCGTTCGGGCAGGTCCTCCCGCTCCTGAACACTCCGTTCACCATCTCGCTATGGGTTCGGATGCCGGCGGGCAGTCCCGATGGCATACCCATATCGAAGCATCTCCCCGGACAGGCCACCGGGTACTACATCAGCATTCAACCTTCCGCCGGAACAATCGCCGCCTTTGCCGGAAGCGAGCCCGGTATCGCAACGCCCGCCGTCATCGCCGACGATCGATGGCATCACCTCGCCCTGACCCGGGCAGCCGGGGGCGAATTGAGGCTGTACGTGGACGGCGAACGGCGGGCGGTTGCGATGACCGGCCCCTTGACCGCAACGCCGGCTCAACTGGTCCTTGGCGGAACCGATTCCGGAACTCCCAACGGCGCATTCACGGGACTCCTGGATGACGTGCAGATTTATGGCGACGCCTTGTCCGACGGAGAAATCGCCTTTCTCCGATTGACGCCCGGCTATCCGCTGCAGGAGCCCCGCATCCTGCTGATTCTTCCCCCCGACGGTCCGCTCACCGCCGACGAAAAGGTGTCCCTTTTCACGTCGATCCCGAACGGGCAGATCCATTACACGGTGGATGGATCCGAGCCCGTGGCTGCATCGGCTCTCTATCGGGAACCTTTGCTGCTGCGACCCACGGCTCCGGTGGTGGTGAGGGCCCGGGTGTTCGTGAATGGATTCGCGGTCAGCGATATCGAGGAGGCGCGCTATGAACCCGACGTGGGCGTTCGCATCTCGCCGTCAGGCCGGCCCTTCGTCGATTCCATTCTGGTGTCGCTCTCCTCCTCGGTCTCGGGCGCGATGGTCCGCTGGACCGCCGACGGATCGGAGCCGACCGCCGACTCGAGGTTGTACGAGGGAACCATCCGGTTGACCGAACGCACGCTCGTCCGCGCACGGGCCTTCCTGGGGAGGTTCCCGGTCAGCGAGATTCTCGATGCCCTTTACGAGCGGTTGTACGTCTTCGAGGACGACGGGATTCCGGACGAGTGGAGGGAACTTCATTTCGGGCCTGGATTCCGATTCGATCCACGTGCCATCGCCTCGGCAGATCCGGATGGCGATGGGGCTTCAAATCTTCAGGAATACTGGGCGGGGACCGATCCGCTGGACCCGAATTCGGGGTTCCGAATCCAGGTGAAATGGGCACCCGTCATTGTCTTCCCCTCGGTCGAAGGCCAGCGCTTCCGGGTTCATCGCTTCACCTCGCTGACGACCGGCGAGACCACGATTGTCGGCGACATCTTCGCCACCGGACCCACGACCAGCTTTGCAGATCCGTCTCCGGGGGCATCCCGGGATGCAGCCTACTACGTGGTGGAGCGTTTGCCTTAG
- a CDS encoding PKD domain-containing protein codes for MRSTLRIAAVFFSLLVVILVWPKRASEPVPPAPSAAYSDQPAPDSVATRSDPPPPTVASPLPDEPLVDSGPAPLPASATVDAALRAFDDWRATLGRPGDAWSEDRIAEGTALARARREALRQLIPRDPKRALAAALSWSDRQGLPEPILAELEEWIAARGQFEVWCATLLPGRALPPSPVPQPGRDGSSPELWGDSLRTPAGDPFLRGFTLPDRSFQAFVYGRRRTQQTADPVTLFGIAIDDLLAVHEEPARILDPAEATARHAMPADAQPRCGWTGQPIPDPSLAVIVEYGTRAFALADGSAAGRMLHQLASSEPGFIRPTLAPGFRNHAQGIKRLLFMRARFPDDLREPISEAEAAEVMQAANDYFVAGSFNTLSIISTVGPLVTLPQPKLYYGVRGPGALLRDARAATRSAGIEPDVFDLDMVRFENVPGFNWGGLAAVGGRGLWLQSSSLGVICHELGHNLGLLHANFWNTVRPDLPDNPQNLPFDPDSLVGLDSILGPGDDIEYGDPTDVMGQGGDNAHFTALHKTLLGWIPATGITEVSTTGAYRVMAHDAGVLDAALAQVLRVRKDAERAYWISARSRFPDNPWLANGIQLHWNNWHQAIGSSQLLDTTPGSGHGTQDAAVVLGRTFADPAAGVFITPLARGTESIAGRAVPYFDVFVALGSFPDNRPPELELVASATQVAVGQPVEFHASAGDPDGDPVAFSWDLGNGLPGPSQATVTHQWDSPGDYVVRCEVTDLRGGRAARHTVVRVGFVNTLRISGQVLDPSGQPLLGVRVHNGLSDTNRPYAEDYRWAYTDTDGRYTLTGLPPGEYPVGAVLDGYQIHPLNFRRPLILNEFTGVNVNFIAAALPEVNVSRVADGSESPSAPAVFRVARSGTAEELLRVFFRVAGTATPGIDYTPWPLTETQINTVPTLLNPVEQSIEFSYVDLPPGILATNLSFPVLTDSLTEGDESLVVTLAYPVSRTVEADPDPITFDIPGWEVLSDNGQNTWFQTRPPYRLGPRDEAVARLLDAAPPGPPVLSIVALDPEVSENAGDSATFLITRSGGTPPGELIIPLDIGGTATPGEDYLPLPSPVRMSPDAETLRLIVEVLEDDYIEGNETVLVRLLPGAGYTLGNAAATVTIVDNDLPQVTVTALDPVFSESSSGARVAFQRSGNLARPLEVDYLLAGTATAGLDYIAPPGRIVIPAGASSAILTLVPINDTLVEGDETIEIRIGDSPAYNVAIPGQALLVLLDDQFPTVTVEATVPEITEGGDPGQFVVRRTGPASQPLTVLYRLGGSAIHQADYVASGDRIVIPAGLLQAAIPVIPIDDAIREDDETIDIELLPDPAYNVGSPSRAAILLLDNDDSTLAVGFALLSSSGPESLAQPEIAVRISGNPDEGDDNIVTVAWEILGGSATRGVDYTLTNGTLSFAYLDPEEDEPLANRLAFIPLLILDDDLPEPDETILIRLRIAPTLLPSDDPESPPNLVTNGVLDVYAVHTYTILDDDLASVRVVASNPVTAEGSDIPGRFTIERTGRTNTAQTVLFHLSGSASPGSDYLDVPRFVTLPPGRLTAEVLIVPIDDPIAEYRENVVLTLVHAPGAAIGSPSRAEVFIDDNDGTLEFAAARWTASESDGSARIAVRRTGKPDITATASYQTLPGTAVPAVLTNGLWVGDYLHTEGTLTFAPGVLLQEFEVPLVDNDRVDGLRTVLLSLTRGSDQFPLGGQNSAILTILDDDSLLSAGTNVLAAVESDPEAIVTLERTGPIHEPLVVNWVTADLTATAGQDYVASEGTLTFPAGSRSATLFVPLLNDFEIEGDEVFVVRLFRESGTPVGEVPVIIVDDDCAIEFATDHVEIDEDAGTLEVTVLRRGGPIKPVAVDYATVPGTATPGEDYLPVTGTLLFLGNRFETLTDGSGLTVFREGETNLTVRVPIINDSLGEPDETFRIVLSNPRPGNPGLLTPFVTLGSPSEVTVTLRDTESPGRVDDTFQPGFGADATVRALAIQPDGKIVVGGDFQTLDGVVLPRLGRLHADGFLDRSFNPGSGLNGSVLAIAPVADGRLLVGGTFSIVDGTPQPHLTRLEPDGTRAADFNVPTDGPVRALARNAAGNLYAGGDFTRVAGTLTPGIARFLPNGDPDPSFATGSHGRTGVVAVAHADVGAWAGGTFPSWGQTGARFLVRLAPDGTPDPSFPAAASPDGPVHALASAPDGSLYVAGAFAHVGGLPRTRLARILPGGSLDGSFDPGPSADAVVLAAGLQSEGRVVIAGAFGLYADFPAGRFLRLDPFGQPDLTFFRGTGANDTVRALAVQPNGAFILGGDFTTINDRPRLRLARIHADEAFAEGFVEFATPVFTALETDGETTITVRRSGSAKTEARVTYATTDGTATAGEDYLAATGELVFAPGETERTFSIRLLDDDLPEGSETVLLLLADPVGAALGRIATATLVIADNEPALAFDLPAIEVPENAGSVQLVVRRSGPLEGEVHVAFFTEEDTATAGSDFVPASGILVFPPGIPTRSIHIEILDDAEIEGPESFRVHLADPSPGIALGSQSVAVVTLLDDDRPPTHFTLTVQPGPGGIVTPGSGQFPVQSTVQVRAIPNHGLEFTRWEGTVISADNPLSLLMDRNHVLTARFRPRSYLDDFETGDFSRLPWRSHGDAPWRVTDDTAASGRYSARSGAVPHRGLSVLELVHTTFAGGGSFDFRTDSETGWDFLEFHINGERIERWSGNLGWQTFQFNVPAGTHLFEWRFTRDPTFGEGQDAVWIDNLDLPDEPPPATAPTLTLHRTGAILTLQASGAPGRLHTLEVSPDLRLWTPLSSQTAGSPAFPIDPPPPGIPAHFYRVRVD; via the coding sequence ATGCGATCCACCCTCCGCATTGCGGCCGTCTTCTTTTCACTGCTGGTTGTAATCCTGGTCTGGCCGAAACGCGCGTCAGAACCCGTCCCGCCAGCTCCCTCCGCCGCGTACAGTGACCAACCCGCGCCGGATTCCGTCGCCACCCGGTCCGATCCGCCCCCCCCAACGGTCGCCAGCCCGTTGCCCGATGAACCGCTCGTTGATTCCGGGCCAGCTCCCTTGCCGGCGTCCGCCACCGTCGATGCCGCCTTGCGCGCCTTCGACGATTGGCGCGCCACCCTGGGCCGGCCAGGCGATGCCTGGTCCGAAGACCGCATCGCCGAAGGCACCGCCCTGGCCCGCGCCCGCCGTGAAGCCCTGCGCCAACTGATTCCGCGCGACCCGAAACGCGCCCTCGCCGCCGCCCTCTCCTGGTCGGACCGGCAGGGTCTGCCTGAACCGATTCTCGCCGAACTCGAGGAATGGATCGCCGCCCGCGGACAATTCGAAGTGTGGTGCGCCACCCTCCTGCCGGGCCGGGCGCTTCCCCCCTCGCCGGTCCCCCAACCAGGCCGCGACGGATCGTCGCCCGAACTCTGGGGCGATTCCCTGCGCACCCCGGCAGGCGACCCGTTTCTGCGCGGGTTTACCCTGCCGGATCGCTCATTCCAGGCATTCGTGTACGGGCGCCGCCGCACCCAGCAAACCGCCGATCCGGTCACGCTGTTCGGCATCGCCATCGACGATCTCCTCGCGGTTCACGAAGAGCCGGCCCGCATCCTCGACCCCGCCGAAGCGACAGCCCGCCACGCCATGCCGGCCGATGCCCAACCCCGTTGCGGCTGGACCGGTCAACCCATCCCCGACCCCTCCCTGGCCGTCATCGTCGAGTACGGCACCCGGGCCTTCGCCCTCGCCGATGGCAGCGCCGCCGGCCGGATGCTCCATCAACTCGCATCGTCCGAACCCGGCTTCATCCGCCCCACGCTCGCCCCCGGTTTCCGCAATCACGCCCAGGGAATCAAACGCCTGCTCTTCATGCGCGCCCGGTTCCCGGACGATCTTCGCGAACCCATCAGCGAGGCCGAGGCCGCCGAGGTCATGCAGGCCGCCAACGACTACTTCGTCGCCGGCTCCTTCAACACCCTCTCGATCATCTCCACCGTCGGCCCCCTCGTCACCCTCCCCCAACCCAAGCTCTACTACGGCGTGCGCGGCCCCGGCGCCCTGCTCCGTGATGCCCGCGCCGCCACCCGCTCCGCCGGCATCGAACCCGACGTCTTCGACCTCGACATGGTCCGCTTCGAAAACGTCCCCGGCTTCAATTGGGGCGGCCTCGCTGCCGTCGGCGGTCGCGGCCTCTGGCTCCAGAGTTCCAGCCTCGGCGTCATCTGCCACGAACTCGGCCACAACCTCGGACTCCTCCACGCCAACTTCTGGAACACCGTCCGCCCCGATCTCCCCGACAATCCCCAAAACCTCCCCTTCGATCCCGATTCCCTCGTCGGACTCGACAGCATCCTCGGGCCCGGCGACGACATCGAGTACGGCGATCCCACCGATGTCATGGGCCAGGGCGGTGACAACGCCCACTTCACCGCCCTCCACAAGACCCTCCTCGGCTGGATCCCCGCCACCGGCATCACCGAGGTCTCCACCACCGGCGCCTACCGCGTCATGGCCCACGACGCCGGCGTCCTCGATGCCGCCCTCGCCCAGGTCCTCCGCGTGCGCAAGGACGCCGAACGCGCCTACTGGATCAGCGCACGGTCCCGTTTCCCCGACAACCCCTGGCTCGCCAACGGCATCCAGCTCCACTGGAACAACTGGCACCAGGCCATCGGCAGCAGCCAGCTGCTCGACACCACCCCAGGCTCCGGTCACGGCACCCAGGATGCCGCCGTCGTCCTCGGCCGGACCTTCGCCGATCCCGCCGCCGGAGTCTTCATCACCCCGCTCGCCCGCGGCACCGAATCCATCGCCGGCCGCGCCGTGCCCTATTTCGATGTCTTCGTCGCCCTCGGATCGTTCCCGGACAACCGCCCCCCGGAACTCGAACTCGTCGCCAGCGCCACCCAGGTCGCCGTCGGTCAACCTGTGGAATTCCATGCCTCCGCCGGCGATCCCGACGGCGATCCCGTCGCCTTCTCCTGGGACCTCGGAAACGGCCTGCCCGGCCCATCGCAGGCGACCGTCACCCACCAGTGGGACTCCCCCGGCGACTACGTCGTCCGCTGTGAAGTCACCGACCTCCGCGGAGGCCGCGCCGCCCGGCATACCGTCGTCCGGGTCGGTTTCGTCAACACCCTCCGCATCTCCGGCCAGGTCCTCGATCCCAGCGGCCAACCCCTCCTCGGTGTCCGCGTCCACAACGGCCTCTCCGACACCAACCGCCCCTATGCCGAGGACTACCGCTGGGCCTACACCGACACCGACGGACGCTACACCCTCACCGGCCTTCCCCCCGGCGAATACCCGGTCGGCGCCGTCCTCGACGGCTACCAGATTCACCCCCTCAACTTCCGGCGCCCCCTCATTCTCAATGAGTTCACCGGCGTCAACGTGAACTTCATCGCCGCCGCCCTCCCCGAGGTGAACGTCTCCCGCGTCGCCGACGGTTCCGAAAGCCCGTCCGCACCCGCGGTGTTCCGCGTCGCCCGCTCGGGAACCGCCGAAGAACTGCTCCGTGTGTTCTTCCGCGTCGCCGGCACCGCCACCCCGGGAATCGACTACACCCCGTGGCCGCTGACCGAGACACAGATCAACACGGTCCCAACCCTCCTCAACCCCGTCGAGCAGTCCATCGAGTTCTCCTACGTCGATCTGCCCCCCGGCATCCTCGCCACCAATCTCAGCTTCCCCGTCCTGACCGATTCCCTCACCGAAGGCGACGAATCCCTCGTCGTCACCCTCGCCTATCCCGTCTCCCGCACCGTCGAGGCCGATCCCGATCCCATCACCTTCGACATCCCCGGCTGGGAGGTCCTCTCCGACAACGGCCAGAATACCTGGTTCCAGACCCGCCCGCCCTACCGGCTTGGCCCTCGCGACGAAGCCGTTGCCCGTCTCCTCGATGCCGCCCCCCCCGGCCCGCCCGTCCTCTCGATCGTGGCCCTCGATCCCGAGGTCTCCGAAAATGCCGGTGACTCGGCTACCTTCCTCATCACCCGGTCCGGCGGCACGCCCCCGGGCGAACTGATCATCCCACTCGACATCGGTGGCACCGCCACGCCCGGCGAAGATTACCTGCCGCTCCCCTCCCCGGTCCGCATGTCCCCCGATGCCGAAACACTCCGCCTCATCGTCGAGGTCCTCGAAGACGATTACATCGAGGGCAACGAAACGGTCCTCGTCCGCCTCCTCCCCGGCGCCGGCTACACCCTCGGCAATGCCGCCGCCACCGTCACCATCGTGGACAACGACCTGCCCCAGGTCACCGTCACCGCCCTCGATCCCGTCTTCAGCGAGAGCAGCTCCGGCGCACGCGTGGCCTTCCAGCGCTCCGGCAACCTCGCCCGCCCCCTCGAAGTCGATTACCTCCTCGCCGGCACCGCCACCGCCGGCCTCGACTACATCGCCCCCCCGGGTCGCATCGTCATCCCCGCCGGTGCCAGTTCCGCCATCCTCACCCTCGTCCCCATCAACGACACCCTCGTCGAAGGCGACGAAACCATCGAGATCCGCATCGGCGACAGCCCGGCCTACAACGTCGCCATCCCCGGCCAGGCCCTCCTCGTCCTCCTCGATGACCAATTCCCCACGGTCACCGTCGAGGCCACCGTCCCCGAAATCACCGAGGGCGGTGACCCCGGCCAGTTCGTCGTCCGCCGCACCGGCCCCGCCTCCCAACCCCTGACCGTCCTCTACCGGCTCGGTGGCAGCGCCATTCACCAGGCCGACTACGTCGCCAGCGGCGATCGCATCGTCATCCCCGCCGGACTCCTCCAGGCCGCCATTCCCGTCATCCCCATCGACGACGCCATCCGCGAGGACGACGAAACCATCGACATCGAACTCCTCCCCGATCCCGCCTACAACGTCGGCTCCCCGTCCCGCGCCGCCATCCTCCTCCTCGACAACGACGACTCGACCCTCGCCGTCGGCTTCGCCCTCCTCTCCTCCAGCGGCCCCGAATCCCTCGCCCAACCCGAAATCGCCGTCCGCATCTCCGGCAACCCCGACGAAGGCGACGACAACATCGTCACCGTCGCCTGGGAAATCCTCGGCGGCTCCGCCACCCGCGGCGTGGACTACACCCTGACCAATGGCACCCTCTCCTTCGCCTACCTCGATCCCGAGGAGGACGAGCCGCTCGCCAATCGCCTCGCCTTCATCCCCCTCCTGATCCTCGACGACGACCTTCCCGAACCCGACGAAACCATCCTCATCCGCCTCCGCATCGCCCCCACCCTCCTCCCCTCCGACGACCCCGAGTCCCCGCCCAACCTCGTCACCAACGGCGTCCTCGATGTCTATGCGGTCCACACCTACACCATCCTCGACGATGACCTCGCCTCGGTCCGTGTCGTCGCCTCCAACCCCGTCACCGCCGAGGGTTCCGACATCCCGGGCCGCTTCACCATCGAACGGACCGGCCGCACCAACACCGCCCAGACCGTCCTCTTCCACCTCTCCGGTTCCGCCAGCCCGGGCAGCGATTACCTCGATGTCCCACGCTTCGTCACCCTCCCCCCGGGACGCCTCACCGCCGAGGTCCTCATCGTCCCCATCGATGATCCCATCGCCGAGTACCGCGAGAATGTCGTCCTCACCCTCGTCCACGCCCCCGGCGCCGCCATCGGCTCGCCTTCCCGCGCCGAGGTCTTCATCGACGACAACGACGGCACCCTCGAGTTCGCCGCCGCCCGATGGACAGCCTCCGAGTCGGACGGCTCCGCCCGCATCGCCGTCCGCCGCACCGGCAAGCCCGACATCACGGCGACCGCCAGCTACCAGACCCTGCCAGGCACCGCCGTTCCCGCCGTCCTTACCAACGGGCTCTGGGTCGGCGACTACCTCCACACCGAAGGCACCCTCACCTTCGCCCCCGGCGTCCTCCTCCAGGAGTTCGAGGTGCCCCTCGTGGACAACGACAGGGTGGACGGCCTCCGGACGGTCCTCCTCTCCCTCACCCGCGGTTCCGACCAGTTCCCCCTCGGCGGCCAGAACTCCGCCATCCTCACCATCCTCGATGACGATTCACTCCTGTCCGCCGGCACGAACGTGCTCGCCGCCGTCGAAAGCGATCCCGAGGCCATCGTAACCCTCGAACGCACCGGCCCCATCCACGAACCCCTCGTGGTCAACTGGGTCACGGCCGACCTGACCGCCACCGCCGGACAGGACTACGTCGCCTCCGAGGGAACCCTCACCTTCCCCGCCGGATCCCGCTCCGCCACGCTCTTCGTCCCCCTCCTGAACGACTTCGAGATCGAAGGCGACGAGGTCTTCGTCGTCCGCCTCTTCCGCGAATCGGGCACCCCGGTCGGTGAGGTCCCGGTGATCATCGTGGACGACGATTGCGCCATCGAGTTCGCCACCGACCATGTCGAAATCGACGAGGACGCCGGCACGCTCGAAGTCACCGTCCTGCGCCGCGGCGGCCCCATCAAACCGGTCGCCGTGGACTACGCCACCGTCCCCGGCACCGCCACCCCGGGCGAAGATTACCTCCCGGTCACCGGCACCCTCCTCTTCCTCGGCAACCGCTTCGAAACCCTCACCGACGGCAGCGGACTGACCGTCTTCCGGGAAGGTGAAACCAACCTCACCGTCCGCGTCCCCATCATCAACGACTCCCTCGGCGAACCCGACGAGACCTTCCGGATCGTTCTCTCCAATCCCCGCCCCGGAAACCCAGGTCTCCTCACCCCGTTCGTCACCCTCGGCTCCCCGTCGGAGGTCACCGTGACCCTCCGCGACACCGAATCCCCGGGACGCGTGGACGACACCTTCCAGCCCGGCTTCGGCGCCGATGCCACCGTCCGTGCCCTGGCCATCCAACCGGACGGCAAGATCGTTGTGGGCGGCGATTTCCAAACCCTCGACGGCGTGGTCCTGCCCCGGCTCGGACGCCTCCACGCCGACGGTTTCCTCGATCGCAGCTTCAATCCCGGCTCGGGCCTCAACGGCAGCGTCCTCGCCATCGCCCCGGTCGCCGACGGCCGCCTTCTCGTCGGTGGCACCTTCTCCATCGTGGACGGAACACCCCAACCCCACCTCACCCGGCTCGAACCCGACGGAACCCGCGCCGCGGATTTCAATGTCCCCACCGACGGACCCGTCCGCGCCCTCGCCCGCAACGCCGCCGGCAACCTCTACGCAGGCGGCGATTTCACCCGCGTCGCCGGAACCCTCACCCCGGGCATCGCCAGGTTCCTTCCCAACGGCGATCCCGACCCGTCCTTTGCCACCGGCTCCCATGGACGCACCGGCGTCGTCGCCGTGGCCCACGCCGACGTCGGCGCCTGGGCCGGCGGCACCTTCCCGTCCTGGGGCCAGACCGGCGCCCGCTTTCTGGTCCGGCTCGCCCCCGACGGCACGCCCGATCCGTCCTTCCCCGCCGCCGCCTCGCCCGACGGCCCGGTCCATGCCCTCGCCTCCGCCCCCGACGGCAGCCTGTATGTCGCCGGCGCCTTCGCCCATGTCGGCGGACTCCCGCGCACCCGCCTCGCCCGGATCCTCCCCGGAGGTTCCCTCGATGGCTCGTTCGATCCCGGCCCTTCAGCCGATGCCGTCGTCCTTGCCGCCGGACTCCAGTCCGAAGGCCGCGTCGTCATCGCCGGCGCCTTCGGGCTCTACGCCGATTTCCCCGCCGGTCGATTCCTCCGCCTCGATCCGTTCGGCCAGCCGGATCTCACCTTCTTCCGCGGCACCGGCGCCAACGACACCGTCCGCGCCCTCGCCGTCCAGCCCAACGGGGCCTTCATCCTCGGCGGTGACTTCACCACCATCAACGACCGGCCCCGCCTCCGCCTGGCCCGCATCCACGCCGACGAGGCGTTCGCCGAGGGCTTCGTCGAGTTCGCCACCCCGGTCTTCACCGCACTCGAAACCGACGGCGAAACCACCATCACCGTCCGCCGCTCCGGCTCCGCCAAAACCGAAGCCCGCGTCACCTACGCCACCACCGATGGCACCGCCACCGCCGGCGAGGATTACCTCGCCGCCACCGGAGAACTCGTCTTCGCCCCCGGCGAAACCGAACGCACCTTCTCCATCCGCCTCCTCGACGACGATCTCCCCGAGGGCAGCGAAACCGTCCTGCTCCTCCTTGCCGATCCCGTTGGCGCCGCCCTCGGACGCATCGCCACCGCCACCCTGGTGATCGCCGACAACGAACCGGCCCTGGCCTTCGACCTCCCTGCCATCGAGGTCCCCGAAAACGCCGGCTCGGTCCAGCTCGTCGTCCGCCGCTCCGGACCTCTCGAAGGCGAAGTCCACGTCGCCTTCTTCACCGAGGAAGACACCGCCACCGCCGGCTCGGACTTCGTCCCCGCCTCCGGGATCCTGGTCTTTCCCCCGGGAATCCCCACCCGATCCATCCACATCGAAATCCTCGATGACGCCGAAATCGAAGGGCCTGAATCGTTCCGCGTGCACCTCGCCGATCCCTCCCCGGGCATCGCCCTCGGTTCCCAGTCCGTCGCCGTGGTCACCCTCCTCGATGACGATCGCCCGCCGACCCACTTCACGCTCACCGTCCAGCCCGGCCCCGGCGGAATCGTCACTCCCGGCTCCGGCCAGTTCCCCGTCCAGTCCACCGTTCAGGTCCGGGCCATCCCCAATCACGGCCTCGAATTCACCCGCTGGGAAGGCACCGTGATCTCCGCCGACAATCCGCTGTCCCTCCTCATGGACCGCAACCACGTCCTCACCGCCCGGTTTCGCCCGCGCAGTTACCTTGACGACTTCGAGACCGGCGATTTCTCCCGCCTGCCCTGGCGCTCCCACGGCGACGCCCCGTGGCGTGTCACCGACGACACCGCCGCCAGTGGCCGCTACTCCGCCCGTTCGGGTGCCGTGCCCCATCGCGGCCTCAGCGTCCTCGAACTGGTCCATACCACCTTCGCCGGCGGCGGCAGCTTCGATTTCCGCACCGACTCCGAAACGGGCTGGGACTTCCTCGAATTCCACATCAACGGCGAACGGATCGAACGCTGGTCCGGCAACCTCGGCTGGCAAACATTCCAGTTCAATGTCCCCGCCGGCACCCACCTCTTCGAATGGCGCTTCACCCGTGATCCCACCTTCGGCGAGGGACAGGACGCCGTCTGGATCGACAACCTCGATCTCCCCGACGAACCGCCGCCCGCCACCGCCCCAACCCTCACCCTGCATCGCACCGGCGCCATCCTGACCCTCCAGGCCTCCGGCGCACCCGGCCGCCTCCACACCCTCGAAGTCTCCCCCGATCTCCGCCTCTGGACCCCCCTCTCCTCACAAACCGCCGGTTCCCCCGCCTTCCCCATCGATCCCCCGCCGCCCGGTATCCCCGCGCACTTCTACCGCGTCCGCGTGGACTGA
- the mntR gene encoding manganese-binding transcriptional regulator MntR, whose amino-acid sequence MSSSPSPRTRPAAAQAEGFRRTRREHATEIAEDYVEAIAELMESQGEARLVDLAKRLGVTHVTVNRTLARLRRDGLVTSQPYRAIFLTEAGWDLAHRCERRHTLVVDFLCRLGVPEKVAQIDAEGMEHHVSPETLAAFERFLKDRRT is encoded by the coding sequence GTGTCATCGAGTCCATCCCCACGGACCCGTCCTGCGGCGGCGCAGGCCGAGGGATTTCGCCGGACGCGGCGGGAGCATGCGACGGAGATCGCCGAGGACTATGTGGAGGCGATTGCGGAGTTGATGGAGAGCCAGGGGGAGGCGCGGTTGGTGGATCTGGCGAAGCGACTTGGGGTGACGCACGTGACGGTGAACCGGACGCTGGCGCGATTGCGTCGGGACGGGCTGGTGACGTCGCAGCCGTACCGGGCGATTTTTCTGACCGAGGCGGGGTGGGATCTGGCGCACCGGTGCGAGAGGCGGCACACGCTGGTGGTGGATTTCCTGTGCCGGCTGGGGGTTCCGGAGAAGGTGGCGCAGATCGATGCGGAGGGGATGGAGCACCACGTGAGTCCGGAGACGCTGGCGGCGTTCGAGCGGTTCTTGAAGGACCGGAGGACGTGA